Genomic window (Daucus carota subsp. sativus chromosome 5, DH1 v3.0, whole genome shotgun sequence):
TCAATTACCCTTTAAAACCCCGGCCAACACAAATTCTATCTAAAATTTCACTACCCATTTCAGGTCTCTCCTTTTTTCTCActtggttttgttttttttctcaATTAGTTGATCTTTAAGTTTTAGGGTTTTTTGTGACGATTTTCTTGGTTTTTTAGGTTAAATGGCTGATGGTTCGAGTAGCCAAGCTGGGGGGAGCTCCGAGAGTAGGGAACATGATAGGATCTTCCCCATCGCTAATATCAGCAGGATCATGAAGAAAGGCATGCCTGCAAATGGGAAAATTTCTAAGGACGCTAAGGATACAGTTGAAGAATGTGTCTCTGAGTTTATTAGTTTCATCACCAGCGAGTATGTGatccacctctctctctctctctctctctctctctctctctctctctctctctctctctctctctctccccctctctccctcctccctcccccctctctctctctacccCCTATATACTTTGTTTGTGTATATAATTGCAAAAACCTTGAATATTGTAGTGTGCCGATgtctttaattttcaaaatgccCATTTAAAAGCCTTGAATTTAGTGGATATATGTATGCATTTTATGAATAGCCATGAAAAAATGTCAAATTTAGTGTGTGtaattgattttagaaatattAGGTGACAAATTAAAGTTGGATATGCTATGCTTTACACATATAGATGAAAGCTTTGGCTGTGCATGGAAGTGATTTAAGGTGTTACACTGTGTAGGGCAAGTGAGAAGTGTCAGAAAGAAAAGAGGAAGACGATTGATGGGGATGATTTGCTTGGGGCAATGGCCAATCTAGGGTTTGAAGACTACGTCGGTCCCCTCAAGAATTACCTAAGTTGTTACAGAGAGGTAATCGATTAATTCATTAtcgtaatttttaatattttgcgtGAGTAGATACTTGTAAGATAGCTGTGTGGTTTTTTGTAACTATATATTTTGTTGTACAAAGGACTTCCCATTCAGTTTGTATAGTCAACACCAGTCTAGTTAATCTTTGCTCTTGCTGTTTTTCCAACCTTGTAACATTAATGGTGTTGTATTAGTCCATGTTCTTATATTGGCTTACATTTTACCATCAC
Coding sequences:
- the LOC135146760 gene encoding nuclear transcription factor Y subunit B-1-like, translating into MADGSSSQAGGSSESREHDRIFPIANISRIMKKGMPANGKISKDAKDTVEECVSEFISFITSEASEKCQKEKRKTIDGDDLLGAMANLGFEDYVGPLKNYLSCYREVID